The following is a genomic window from Candidatus Zixiibacteriota bacterium.
TAGTCTGATATCGACTTTCGTCTGTCTTTTCATCGGGACGATGGATATAGATCGGCAGGGGGATATGACCATATTTGGAGATGATCTTTTTTTCTTCCGTTTTGTTCCGGAAACTTATTAACGACCGCCCGCCGGGAACTTTTTTTATGACCTCGATCATCAGGCCATCATCAACCACAACCTCTTCGCCTTCCTTCAGCCTTTTGGTGGGGTGTGACAGAATTTCCCAGCAGTCTCTGTTTTCATAAGATATTTTATTGAGTAAAAACAGCTCGATTTTCCCTCCAGTCTGACGATGCACAAAGAGACGAGCCTTCAGCACCTTGGTGTCATTGACAACCAGAGCATCGCCCTCATTCAAATATGAGACGATTCCGGTAAATTTATCGTGCGAAATCCGGCCGCTCACCCGATCAAGAATCATCAATCGTGAGAGATCGCGTTGCCGGGCCGGATAATAGGCAATGGCATCAGGCGGCAAATCATAGTTAAAAAGCGATATATCCATTAATCCCACTTCTGTTTTAATCGGCATAAGATGATTAAACGGGGCCATTTGTCAACATGAATATGCCAATAATAAGACTCCCCATCAGGGCCGGATCAGTTTTTTCGAAAACTTTTGTCAAATTCGTCCTGTAGCTATAAAAAAAGGCCGGGAAATGGCCCGGCCATAAACCTTTTGTCTCACTTTATTTCAAACCTGCGATAGTCATAAAAATCTCGGCTTTGGAATATTCCTCAATCAGTTTGCCTTTAAGCTTTTTAATCAGGGCGTCATCGACTTCAAATAATTCCCCGGTTTCGGAATTGAGTTTATACCGCAATGATTGCGAGTCGTCAACCAGAGTTGAAATATGAACAACATAATTGGCCAGGTTTATCAGATGGGCAAAATTATCACTTTTGTTCTCGATTCCGGGCGAATGGTGATAGCCGATGGTGTCGGCCAGACGTTCCGGAAGCTTCCAGGCAACAGCCAGCTGACGTCCCAGCTGGGCATGATTGAAACCGAGAATGGCGACCTCGGCTTCCATCTCCGAAACCTTGGGATGCTGTTCCATATATTCCATGATTTGTTTATGTTCCGCAGGCATAAAACAGCAGATTATCATTTTCCCGATATCATGAATAAGGCCCGATGAAAAGGCCGGGTCGGGATTGAAGATTTTGCCTCCTCGATGCTCGTGAGCCAAAAGACGCGAGGCCAGCGCGGTGGACAGGGAATGACGCCAGAAATTCTCATGGTATTCCTTGTTTTCATTATTGGCCTTGAACATACTCAGAACCGAGGCTGACAGAACCAAATTTTTAACTGCCTCCAATCCGATTATCATGACGGCGTGCCGAACCGAGTCGATTTCACGCGATAAACCATAAAAAGCGGAATTGGTCAGTTTCAACACCTTTACGGACATAGCCGGGTCCTCGGATAAAATACCGGCGACATCGGCAACCGAAGTATCCGGATTATTGATGACCTTTTGAATTTGCTCAAAAACAATCGGTGGGGTAGGCAAATTCCTGATATTATTGATGATTTGTTTTAATCTGTTTTCAAGCGATGCTACCGCTAAAGTCGATGTCATAAATACCTCGTGTCTTACTGTCTTTGGTCATCATCGGCAGGTACTTCTTAATTGGTTGCCATAGGCCGCAATTATACCGCCGGCGCCGAGGACGAAGGCGATAATTTCTATTGTCAATTCTTACCATTCACGAATTGCGGCGCCGCCGGTTCGCTATCCCGGATATACTGCAATATCTTCTGGCTGTTTTTCAATTCCTGAAGTTCGGATTTCAGCCGGCTGTGGCGACCGCGAAGGTAGCTCTCATTGTCCTGAACCAGGGAGATACTTTTCTTCACCATGGTAATAATACTGTTCACGAGTTTCTTCACTTCCGGAGCGGTCGAGGCAATATGAAATATCTTCTGGTCTTTCTCTCTCATGGATGATATTTTCTGCTCCGATTGCTCGATCCGCTGATGACAGCGTTCAATTTCAGTGAAAAGGTCAATCAATTTTTCATCCTTCTCGAACTTGACCATATCTTTCTGCTTATCCAGAAGGATATAAAGCGACTGATAGAAAGAATATTCCTCTTTCAGGACAAAGACGAGTTCGCGCTCCAACTGCGTAATCTGATTAAATTCCATATTTATAAGCCTCTTCAAACCGAAAGTGATACGCTATCGGTGTTTTTCGCTGCATTCGTTTTTTCGGTTAACGACCGGGAATTTCGTTTATATTCCTCGGCCAGTTGCACCCAGCCTTCGCGAATATTATTCAGAACGATAATGG
Proteins encoded in this region:
- a CDS encoding HDOD domain-containing protein — translated: MTSTLAVASLENRLKQIINNIRNLPTPPIVFEQIQKVINNPDTSVADVAGILSEDPAMSVKVLKLTNSAFYGLSREIDSVRHAVMIIGLEAVKNLVLSASVLSMFKANNENKEYHENFWRHSLSTALASRLLAHEHRGGKIFNPDPAFSSGLIHDIGKMIICCFMPAEHKQIMEYMEQHPKVSEMEAEVAILGFNHAQLGRQLAVAWKLPERLADTIGYHHSPGIENKSDNFAHLINLANYVVHISTLVDDSQSLRYKLNSETGELFEVDDALIKKLKGKLIEEYSKAEIFMTIAGLK